From one Culex quinquefasciatus strain JHB chromosome 3, VPISU_Cqui_1.0_pri_paternal, whole genome shotgun sequence genomic stretch:
- the LOC6050281 gene encoding mediator of RNA polymerase II transcription subunit 15: protein MVKLLQLPRIRISPLVVLLVCIEALHARSVSDRKKDYGGGDYDFDGASAGQLYQTKSGYSAGSGLRSIAQGSADQANTAVANQVAAAKQAAYVAQSTLAQAASQAAATAQAALAGKQVLLQGLEQQSVDAHQALESEIQQLHQAKKAAKAAQHSAQQTLNHVQVLTSALNNAQVASEHAQQAAAEAAAELASQSQMVGTAKARVESVEEQLKSARVDYDATQEAAHKAAYSAQEAAKNAAEAAAHAAGPHQIQHDPHGLSQFQSKISKQQQQQQQQQQQQYQQDDDINSGEIEVSSNHFG, encoded by the exons ATGGTGAAACTTCTGCAGCTCCCGCGGATTCGCATCTCTCCGCTGGTGGTGCTTCTGGTTTGCATAG AGGCACTTCACGCGCGTTCCGTCTCGGACCGGAAGAAGGACTACGGCGGTGGCGATTACGACTTTGACGGGGCCAGCGCCGGCCAGCTGTACCAGACCAAGTCCGGGTACAGTGCTGGAAGTGGGCTGCGGTCGATTGCGCAGGGCTCGGCGGATCAGGCGAATACGGCGGTGGCCAACCAGGTTGCGGCGGCCAAACAGGCTGCGTACGTAGCGCAAAGCACTTTGGCCCAGGCTGCGTCCCAAGCGGCGGCAACGGCTCAGGCTGCGCTGGCCGGTAAGCAGGTGCTGCTGCAGGGGCTGGAACAGCAAAGCGTCGATGCGCATCAGGCGCTGGAGAGCGAAATTCAGCAGCTGCACCAGGCCAAGAAGGCGGCCAAGGCGGCGCAGCACTCGGCCCAGCAGACGTTGAACCACGTGCAGGTGCTGACGTCAGCGCTGAACAATGCGCAG GTCGCGTCGGAGCACGCTCAACAAGCCGCTGCTGAGGCTGCCGCCGAGTTGGCCTCCCAGAGCCAGATGGTGGGTACGGCAAAAGCCCGCGTCGAATCCGTCGAGGAGCAGCTGAAGTCCGCCCGGGTAGACTACGATGCCACACAGGAGGCAGCCCACAAAGCGGCGTACTCTGCCCAGGAAGCGGCCAAGAACGCTGCCGAGGCCGCGGCCCACGCCGCCGGCCCTCACCAGATCCAGCACGACCCGCACGGTTTGTCGCAGTTCCAGTCCAAGATTTccaagcagcagcaacaacagcagcagcagcagcagcaacagtacCAGCAGGACGATGACATCAACAGTGGAGAAATTGAAGTCTCGTCGAATCATTTTGGGTAA